Proteins encoded together in one Formosa sp. Hel3_A1_48 window:
- a CDS encoding sugar porter family MFS transporter — MNKKLVFIAFVVSLGGFLFGFDAGIISGVMSFAGPEFELNEIQSGWVVSSPSFAAMFAMLFSGRLSDVFGRKKLLLFVAFLYAISAVFSAGANSYEMLYIARMIGGLAFGAALVLAPMYIAEIANAENRGKLVTIQQLNIVFGFFAAFLSNYFFNKYNTPESSFLTDEIVWRWMLGVELTPAVLYFIFLFFVPKSPRWLFLKDRISEAKHVLITLHGNERGHAEFASIEKSIHADKDKSNLKLTDLLKRSLRFILVIGLIIGVLQQITGINAVYFYATSIFKQTGIGTDAAFSSGVMLSTTSVLFTFVAIYLIDRMGRRPLILIGTAGVAVSLLLCAYGFNNATYQLSKEKIAQFEFSGSEQLLPFAEKVYDTDIDFKNTIKSALGNATYLKNDGVILEASTRINATLVLIGILGFIACFAFSLGPVMWVLLSELYPLKYRGLAIGVIAFVNSLISSLVQLIFPWELSNLGNALTFFIFGAIALIGFFVLLKLLPETKGKSLEALEKELVKQ, encoded by the coding sequence ATGAACAAAAAACTGGTCTTCATTGCTTTTGTAGTCTCCCTCGGAGGATTCCTTTTTGGGTTTGACGCAGGTATCATTTCTGGTGTGATGTCTTTCGCAGGGCCAGAGTTTGAATTGAACGAAATTCAGTCTGGCTGGGTAGTCAGCTCACCATCGTTTGCTGCCATGTTTGCAATGCTATTTTCTGGAAGATTAAGTGATGTCTTTGGACGAAAAAAACTACTTCTTTTTGTAGCATTTCTATATGCAATTTCTGCTGTGTTTTCTGCTGGCGCTAACTCTTATGAAATGCTGTATATCGCAAGAATGATTGGCGGATTGGCTTTTGGAGCTGCTTTGGTATTAGCACCAATGTATATTGCTGAGATAGCAAACGCAGAAAACAGAGGTAAATTAGTTACTATTCAACAATTAAATATTGTTTTTGGGTTTTTTGCAGCCTTTTTAAGTAATTACTTTTTCAATAAGTACAACACCCCAGAAAGTAGTTTTCTTACAGACGAAATTGTTTGGAGGTGGATGTTAGGTGTCGAACTGACCCCTGCTGTTTTATACTTCATATTCTTGTTTTTTGTTCCAAAAAGTCCACGTTGGTTATTTTTAAAAGATAGAATTTCTGAGGCAAAACACGTCTTAATAACACTTCATGGAAACGAAAGAGGCCACGCTGAGTTTGCTTCCATTGAAAAAAGCATACATGCTGATAAAGACAAATCTAATTTAAAACTTACGGATTTATTAAAGCGTTCGCTACGTTTCATATTAGTTATAGGTTTAATTATAGGCGTACTACAGCAAATTACGGGGATAAATGCTGTTTACTTCTATGCGACATCTATATTTAAACAAACAGGAATTGGTACTGATGCGGCCTTTTCATCAGGAGTGATGTTAAGTACCACATCGGTACTTTTCACTTTTGTGGCCATCTATTTAATAGATCGAATGGGAAGAAGACCCCTAATATTAATCGGCACAGCTGGTGTTGCAGTGAGTTTGCTGTTATGTGCTTATGGTTTTAATAACGCAACATACCAACTTTCCAAAGAAAAAATTGCTCAGTTTGAGTTTTCTGGTTCGGAACAGTTATTACCTTTTGCTGAAAAGGTTTATGATACTGATATCGATTTTAAGAACACCATTAAGTCTGCACTAGGCAATGCAACATATCTTAAAAATGATGGGGTCATTTTAGAAGCGTCAACTCGTATAAATGCCACTTTAGTACTCATTGGAATTTTAGGATTTATTGCCTGCTTTGCATTTTCACTAGGCCCTGTAATGTGGGTCTTACTGTCCGAGTTATACCCATTGAAATATAGAGGTCTAGCTATCGGAGTTATTGCCTTTGTAAACTCCCTTATTAGCTCTTTAGTGCAATTGATTTTTCCTTGGGAACTTTCAAACTTAGGAAACGCACTAACCTTTTTTATCTTTGGAGCAATTGCTTTGATAGGCTTCTTTGTACTCCTAAAACTATTACCAGAAACAAAAGGAAAGTCTTTAGAGGCTTTAGAAAAAGAGTTGGTAAAACAATAA
- a CDS encoding T9SS type A sorting domain-containing protein, producing the protein MKINLYLICLIGCILYITTCRFQANSTPKKINPVVLKKKGKKTAEERRLFVEERMQHEYNLQKNPLSRIIPIQEKRIELNNSIAAKQKLARRRSMSSNTYISRGPSNYGGRTRSLVIDLSDPSGNTMIAGGVSSGVFRTTDGGASWSKVSANDEIHNVSAIAQDPRPGFQNIWYYATGERLGNSASLGSFYFGDGIWKSEDGGLTWNIIQQTSFDFTSFDSRLDLISALEVSPINGDLLIAATARIYRFDGTTLTTELNQDNSNTTSDVLISSSGRVYAAFDGGVDQNGVWTSPTGNGSWTRIAENGTPTDWLAQGRIVLGAAPSNDNIIYALYVNGASESIEADLWKYDLDLDTWTNYSSKLPDEPDGDLAGNDPFAVQGGYDLVVSVKPDDENFVTIGGTNIYKIEDILNDETFTRIGGYISNTSYGLYNTGGVEHHPDIHALVFDPNNPNIFFSGTDGGVHKTSDVNAEEVAWESLNNNYITYQFYHVALDPTTESNLVIGGTQDNGTKYGGTDVGLPDNTSMQSYSGGDGVAVGIARRGENEAIQIYAGTQNGNMFTNLPEFRTITPDGSESQFVTYFYIDPDNTTNLYYAGLSELYKTNDAENITALTWENLGALPNDEPIRTFATTRGAHNPLSSYLLIGGGNGGIFRLDDPQNATSIDDAIIITPFGADTNNGAYVSGLAIHPNDPDTVLVVYSNYGINSIFLTLNARAEEPLWSLVENNLNAHSIRSAAIAEVDGEVIYFVGTARGLYASNDPLNNDWEIEGVNEIGLAVVSGLVYRPSDSKLLVGTHGNGMFETTVESTLSANENSFNTTSLSIFPNPVVSTLSIKTAPSIQKIAYSIMELSGKQILKGITENKRIGVETLRPGLYILGLKFEGKEQFLKFIKK; encoded by the coding sequence ATGAAAATAAATCTGTACCTTATTTGTCTAATTGGGTGTATTCTTTACATCACTACTTGTCGGTTCCAAGCGAACTCAACGCCCAAAAAAATAAATCCCGTCGTACTCAAAAAAAAAGGTAAAAAAACTGCGGAAGAAAGGCGATTATTTGTAGAAGAGCGAATGCAACATGAGTATAATCTCCAAAAAAACCCTCTCAGCAGAATTATCCCTATTCAAGAAAAGCGTATTGAACTTAACAATTCCATAGCTGCAAAGCAGAAATTAGCGCGCAGGCGCTCAATGAGCAGCAATACATATATTTCAAGAGGACCCTCAAATTATGGAGGAAGAACACGTTCTTTGGTTATAGACCTGAGTGACCCAAGTGGCAACACTATGATTGCAGGAGGAGTTAGTAGTGGAGTATTCCGAACAACTGATGGTGGTGCTAGTTGGAGTAAGGTCTCTGCTAACGATGAAATTCACAATGTATCCGCAATTGCGCAAGATCCAAGACCTGGGTTTCAAAATATTTGGTATTATGCCACTGGAGAAAGGTTGGGCAATAGCGCCTCATTGGGGTCATTTTATTTTGGTGATGGTATATGGAAATCGGAAGATGGTGGCTTAACATGGAATATAATACAACAAACCAGCTTCGATTTCACTAGTTTTGACTCAAGACTTGATCTGATATCTGCATTAGAAGTTAGCCCTATCAACGGAGATCTTTTGATTGCAGCAACTGCGCGAATCTACCGATTCGATGGTACAACACTAACTACCGAACTCAATCAAGACAATTCAAATACAACATCAGATGTATTGATTAGCAGCAGCGGGCGCGTTTACGCAGCCTTTGATGGAGGAGTAGATCAAAACGGAGTATGGACCTCTCCCACAGGAAATGGCTCATGGACAAGAATTGCTGAAAATGGGACACCAACCGATTGGTTAGCGCAAGGAAGAATTGTACTTGGAGCCGCCCCATCAAATGACAATATTATTTATGCCCTTTACGTCAATGGAGCCTCAGAAAGCATAGAAGCAGATTTATGGAAATATGACTTGGATTTGGATACATGGACCAATTACTCATCAAAATTACCGGACGAACCTGACGGTGACCTTGCTGGAAATGACCCGTTTGCTGTTCAAGGAGGGTACGATTTAGTGGTTAGTGTTAAGCCCGACGATGAAAACTTTGTAACCATAGGAGGAACCAATATTTACAAAATAGAAGATATTTTAAATGATGAAACATTTACGCGCATTGGTGGCTACATCAGCAACACCAGTTATGGTTTGTACAATACCGGTGGCGTTGAGCATCACCCAGATATACATGCTTTAGTTTTTGATCCTAATAACCCTAATATATTTTTTTCTGGAACAGATGGTGGTGTACATAAAACCTCTGATGTTAATGCCGAGGAAGTCGCTTGGGAAAGCTTAAATAATAATTACATAACCTACCAATTTTACCATGTCGCATTAGATCCAACAACAGAAAGTAATCTTGTTATTGGAGGAACCCAAGATAACGGTACAAAATATGGAGGAACAGATGTTGGCCTTCCAGACAACACAAGTATGCAATCGTATTCAGGTGGAGATGGTGTTGCTGTTGGAATTGCACGGAGAGGCGAAAACGAAGCTATTCAAATCTATGCGGGAACTCAAAATGGGAATATGTTTACTAACCTTCCTGAGTTCAGAACAATTACCCCTGATGGGTCCGAAAGCCAATTTGTAACCTACTTTTATATAGACCCCGATAATACAACAAATTTGTATTACGCAGGATTGTCTGAACTGTACAAAACAAATGACGCAGAAAACATAACAGCTCTCACGTGGGAAAACTTAGGCGCTTTGCCAAACGATGAGCCAATCCGGACATTTGCAACTACAAGAGGGGCTCATAATCCTCTATCAAGTTATTTGTTGATTGGTGGCGGGAACGGCGGTATTTTCAGGCTAGATGATCCACAAAACGCAACAAGTATTGACGATGCAATAATCATTACACCCTTTGGTGCAGACACCAATAACGGGGCTTATGTAAGTGGATTGGCGATTCATCCGAACGATCCAGATACCGTCTTGGTGGTTTATTCAAATTATGGTATTAATAGTATTTTTTTAACCCTAAATGCCCGTGCAGAGGAACCACTATGGTCGTTAGTGGAAAACAATCTAAATGCACATTCCATTCGCTCTGCGGCGATAGCCGAGGTTGACGGAGAGGTGATTTATTTTGTTGGTACAGCCAGGGGGCTGTATGCATCTAATGATCCACTTAATAACGATTGGGAAATTGAAGGAGTTAATGAAATTGGACTGGCCGTGGTCAGCGGATTGGTTTACAGACCGTCCGACAGCAAACTTCTTGTGGGAACGCACGGAAACGGCATGTTCGAAACAACAGTTGAAAGCACTTTATCTGCCAATGAAAATAGTTTTAATACAACGTCACTCAGTATATTTCCCAATCCTGTAGTTTCAACACTAAGCATAAAAACAGCCCCTTCTATTCAAAAGATCGCCTACAGTATCATGGAGCTTTCTGGGAAACAAATTTTGAAAGGGATTACAGAAAATAAAAGAATTGGTGTAGAAACACTCCGCCCCGGACTTTACATCCTAGGCCTAAAATTTGAAGGTAAAGAGCAATTTTTAAAGTTTATTAAAAAATAG
- a CDS encoding T9SS type A sorting domain-containing protein — translation MTSRDIEVTASNFKIETYGSSGTLNPLFDFETVNYTVSTDGAGGAAPTFSVVADPFDATNNVGKIENSNPAYANTQFTQDVYVDLTGGDKTISFRIWSDSPKPGLLKLESSLNGNPAIEKSFTTAGTGWETIDLDFSSASYCCGNTNTVVYDQYRKYVLFMDFGITSVGTYYIDDFEGGVLGATYTPPVTSWSLDFETATTVSGFEGLVYTDLFDNDLTDGINTSAKVGKLDNVNAAPYCHIKIAINPTAFDLSANDKGFSIMYKGNRETSVKLKLEGGSAAREVDANYTNVGLWQRLLFDFSAFNASDLNLIVLFTDITGPASTDANDDTFMIDNIVFGEFASLSTQSFELSSAVKMFPNPAKDTVQFSVNSNENLDVQIFDMLGKSVMRVDNVRNAVNVSELNSGLYFVQMTLGAQQATKKLVIK, via the coding sequence GTGACATCTAGAGATATTGAGGTTACTGCAAGTAACTTCAAAATTGAAACCTATGGTTCATCAGGTACTTTGAATCCTTTATTTGATTTTGAAACTGTAAACTATACTGTTTCAACTGATGGCGCTGGTGGTGCTGCTCCTACATTCTCTGTGGTAGCAGATCCCTTTGATGCTACTAATAATGTTGGGAAAATAGAAAACTCTAACCCAGCATATGCAAACACACAATTTACGCAAGATGTTTATGTTGATCTTACAGGAGGCGACAAAACCATTTCTTTTCGAATTTGGAGTGATTCGCCTAAGCCAGGATTATTGAAATTAGAAAGTTCTCTAAATGGTAATCCTGCAATTGAAAAATCGTTCACAACAGCAGGAACAGGATGGGAAACAATAGATCTTGATTTTAGTAGTGCAAGCTACTGCTGTGGTAATACAAATACTGTAGTCTATGACCAATATAGAAAATATGTGTTGTTCATGGATTTTGGTATTACATCAGTGGGAACCTATTACATTGACGATTTTGAGGGTGGTGTACTTGGAGCTACATATACCCCTCCAGTTACAAGCTGGTCATTAGATTTCGAAACTGCAACAACTGTATCAGGATTTGAAGGTTTGGTATACACAGATCTTTTTGACAATGATCTAACTGATGGTATCAATACATCAGCTAAAGTTGGGAAATTGGATAATGTAAACGCCGCTCCCTACTGCCACATTAAAATTGCGATTAACCCAACAGCTTTTGATTTATCTGCTAACGATAAGGGTTTTTCTATTATGTACAAGGGTAATAGAGAAACCTCAGTAAAATTAAAATTGGAAGGTGGTTCAGCCGCTAGAGAAGTAGATGCTAACTACACTAATGTTGGATTATGGCAGAGACTTCTTTTTGACTTCTCTGCATTTAATGCTTCAGATTTAAATCTTATTGTATTGTTCACAGATATTACAGGACCAGCAAGTACAGATGCTAATGATGATACCTTCATGATTGACAATATTGTTTTTGGTGAATTCGCATCTTTGTCAACTCAATCTTTTGAGTTAAGCTCTGCTGTCAAAATGTTCCCTAATCCTGCAAAAGATACAGTTCAATTCTCTGTAAATTCTAACGAGAATTTGGATGTTCAGATTTTTGATATGCTAGGAAAATCTGTAATGCGTGTCGATAACGTAAGAAATGCAGTTAATGTTTCTGAATTAAATTCTGGACTATATTTCGTTCAAATGACGTTAGGTGCACAACAAGCAACTAAAAAGTTAGTCATCAAATAA